The region GTTCGACTGGATGGGCGATCCCAAATTCCAGGGCAAGACCTTCGAGTGGGACATCGTTGGCACCAGCGAAAACTGGCGCAAGACCCACAACTTCCGCCACCACACCTACACCAATATCCACGGCCTGGACGACGACATTGGCTACGGCGTGCTGCGCTTGTTCCCCGAGCAGAAGTGGACCCCGGTCGCCCTGCTGCAGCCGATTTACGCGGTGCTGTTTGCGCTCTTCTTCCAGTGGGGCGTGGCGATTCAAAACCTGCCCAAGGGCGGTTATTTCGGCAAGCATGGCAAGACCGCGCGCGGTGAATTGAAAATCGCCGGCCGCAAGATTTCGCGCCAGCTGATCAAAGACTATTTGATCTTCCCGGCGCTGGCCGGCCCCGGCTTCCTGGTCGTGCTGACCGGCAATGTGCTGGCCAATGTGATGCGCAGCGTCTGGACCTACGTCATCATCTTCTGCGGCCACTTCACCACCGAGGTCGAGACCTTCCACCGCAGCGTGCTGAAGAACGAAACCCGCGCGCATTGGTACTGGCGCCAGATTCGCGGCTCCAGCAATATCAGCGGCGGCTTCGCGCTCAACACCTTGTCAGGCAATCTGAGCCACCAGATCGAACACCACCTCTTCCCCGATGTGCCGGCCAACCGCTATGTGGAAATGGCCCCGGTGGTGCGCGACATCTGCCGCCGCTACGGCGTGCACTACAACACCGGCTCGCTGGTGGGCCAGTTCAGCCAGGTGATCTGGCGCATCCTGCGCCACAGCTTCCCCAGCCGCCCACGCCGTGCGCGGGTGGCGAGCTTGCAGAGCTGATCGACAGCAAGCAATTCACGCAAGCAAACCAATGGCCCTGCGGGGCCATATTTTTTGGACGGCAAATCTACAGACGGGCACGTCCAGGTAGAGAAGGCATTGCGGCATGGCGCGAAGGCAGCGACTGGCTAGTGCTGCGCCATTCTGCGTACCGCGAGAACAAAAGCGCGAACTAAAACTTGACCTTGCCGACGAGCATGTCCTTGAACATCACCCAGTCTCCCATCAAGCTGTACAGCGGGTAGCGGAAGGTGGCGGGCTTGTTTTTCTCAAACACAAAATGCCCCAACCAGGCAAAGCCATAGCCCAGCAGCGGCAGACCGTACAGCCAATGCCATTGCGAGGTGATGAGGGCAAAACAAAGCAAGCTCAAGACGCCGGCACTGCCCACAAAATGCAGGCGCCGGCAGGTGCTGTTCTGGTGCTCGCCCAGGTAGTAAGGGTAGAAGGACGCGAAGCTGGTGAATTCTTTGGGCGTCACGGCGCGATCCTTTGCTGAAGTGACTGACGCTGCAGCGGGGCCTTCCATCGGCAACAGCCGCTCAGAATACTAAGAAGGCTTAGAAGGCTCAAAAATGAATCCCCTTCATCATCTGCTGCAAGGCAATCGCCTCGGGCGAGAGCTGGGACTTGAGGCTCTTGCCCGAACCATCGCCCTTGGCCGCATCGCTGTCCGGGAACATGCGGAAGCTGGTGTTCATGACGATTTGCGCCACGCGCGGCAGCAGCGAATGCATCAACTCGCCGGTAATCCCTAAGCGGGTGGCAATGCGCACCGGCTTGCTGATGCAGGCATCGGCCACCATATCGGCGGCCTCCTCGGGGCTCAGCGTTGGCACATTGTTGTAGATCTTGGTCGGCGCGATCATGGGCGTGCGCACCAAGGGCATATTGATGGTGGTGAAGGTGATGCCCAGGTCGGCATATTCACTTGAGGCGCAGCGCGTCCAAGCGTCCAGCGCCGCCTTGCTGGCCACATAGGCCGAGAAGCGCGGCGCATTGGTCAGCACGCCGATGCTGGAGATATTGACCACATGTCCCTTCTTCTTGGCCACCATGCCAGGCAGCAGGCCCATGGTCACGCGCAGGCAGCCGAAGTAATTCAGCTGCATGGTGCGTTCATAGTCGTGGAAGCGGTCATAGCTACCCTCGATGGCGCGGCGGATGGAGCGGCCGGCGTTGTTGATCAGGAAGTCCACCCCGCCAAAGTTCTCGGCAATCCAGGCCATCATGCCGGCGCAGCTTTGCTCGTTGGAAATGTCGGCGGAGTAACTGTGTATCTGTGCGTCAGCACCAGCGGCCGCGCGGATCTCTTGGACGGCCTGTGCCAGCTTGGCCTCGTCACGCGCACAAATCAGGGTGATCGCACCGGCCTGGGCGAACTTGGTCGCAGCCGCCAAGCCAATGCCCGAGGAGCCTCCAGTGACCAGCACCACCTTGCCCGCCACCGTACCGCGCAGGCTGCGATCGATGAAGAGGGCTGGGTCCAGATGACGCTCCCAGTAATCCCACAAACGCCAGGCGTAATCGTGCAAGTTCGGACAGGCCACGCCCGATCCCTTTAACGCGGCTTCGGTCTCGCGGCAGTCAAAACGGGTCGGGTAGTTGATGAAGGTGAACAAATCATCCGGCAGGCCCAGATCCTTCATCACCGCATTGCGGATGCGCCGCACCGGTGCCAAGGCCATCAAGCCCTTCTTCACGCTCTTTGGAATAAAGCCCAGCAGCGCCGCATTGACGAAGAGATTCATCTTGGGCGCATGGGCGGCGCGCGAAAAGATGTCCAGCACATCACCGACGCGGTAGCCCATCGGGTCGACCAAATGGAAGCAAGCGCCCGTCTTGCGCTGCTGGTGGCTGATGTGATCCAGCGCATTAACGACGAAATCAACCGGCACGATATTGATGCGGCCACCTTCCAAACCAATCGAGGGCATCCAGGGCGGCAGGATCTGGCGCAGGCGCTGAATCAGCTTGAAGAAGTAGTAAGGGCCATCGACCTTGTCCATCTCCCCAGTCTTGGAGTCGCCCACCACCATGGCGGGCCGATACACCGTCCAGGGGCGCTTGCACTCCTTGCGAACGATCTTCTCGCTCTCGTGCTTGGACTTGAAGTAGGGATGATCCAGGCCTTCGGCCTCGTCAAACATATCCTCGCGGAACACGCCTTCGTAGAGCCCGGCGGCGGCAATGCTGGAGACATGGTGCACATGGCCGGCCTCCACGGCATGGGCAAACTCCACCATGCTGCGCGTGCCATCGATATTGGCGCTCATCTGCGCCTCCTCGTCCGCATTCAAGTCATAGACGGCGGCGAGGTGGTAGACATGGTCGATCTGACCCTTCAGGCGCTTGATGTCCTCCACAGACACACCCAGCTTCTTAGCGCACAAATCGCCCTTGACCGGCTGCACACGGTTCTTGGCAACGCCCCAGAATTGCAGCAAGTCGGGCAGCTTGTCCCAGCTCTCTTCACGCAGCAAAAAGTGCACCGTACTGCCGCGCCGCGCGAGCAGTTTTTTCACCAGCCGCTTGCCAATAAAGCCAGTGGCTCCCGTCACGAAATACTGCATCAGTGTCTCCGTCAAGAATGTGGTCTACCCGCATTCTTGACCATCAGCAGGCGACCGAAGCTGCAGGCTTTCCCCAGGGGTCGACCAGGCTGTAGGTAGAGGGCACTGCCTAGGACTTGCGTCAGCTAAATGCAGGCATGCGGGCCTATAGTGAGGATGTGCGAGTACCTACCAGGGCCCGCCAGTAATTCGTCAACACAAAGGACTGACAATATGGTCAAGAAGCTTCAGAAAATGGCAGCCAAGAAAAACGCCGCCGCGAGCAGCACCTTCGGTGGCGCGATCCCGGCCGGACTGTTGGACAGCCAACTTGCCCAGCACATCAAGGACTCGGCCCAGCAAATCTGGGCAGCAGGTCTGGGCGCCTTTTCCAAGGCGCAAGGCGAAGGCGGCAAGGTGTTTGAAGCCCTGGTGAAAGAAGGCATCCACTTGCAAAAGAAGACCCAAAGCGCCGCCGAAGAAAAGATCGGTGCCATGGCCAGCAAGATGACCGGCATGGCCGACGATGTGGGCAGCAAGGCTGGCCAACATTGGGACAAGCTGGAATCCATCTTCGAAGAGCGCGTGGCTCGCGCCTTGAAGCGCCTGGGCGTGCCCTCGGCCAAGGAGGTGAATGAATTGGTGGAGCGCCTCAATGAGTTGAGCGACGCCCTGGGCGTGGCACCGAAAGCCAAGGCCAAGCCCGCAGCCAAAGCCGACAAGGCCAGCAAGGTCGTGAAGACAGCCGTCAAGCCCGCCGCAAAAGCTGCGACCAAGGCCGTGAAGACCGCCGTGGCTGCTGCGCCCAAGGCCGTTAAGCCTGCCGCCAAACCCGTTGCTAAGGCCCCCGCCAAAGTGGCCGCTGTGAAGGCGCCGGTCAAGGCCGCCGCCAAGCCGGCCGCCAAAGCTGCCCCCAAGGTCGTCGCCAAAAAGGCAGCCGCGCCAGCAGCAGCAGCCAAGCCAGTTGAAGCCAAGGCCCCGGCCGCCAAGCGCGTTGCCAAGAAGGTCGCGGCAGCCCCAGTCGCTGCAGCTCCGGCCAGCACCGAAGCCGCCGCAGCTTGATCAGGCGGGCGTGGCCGCTGAGCAGCCGCGCCCTTCGATCAAGACCGATTCAGCCGACCGCGCTCGCGGGCTGCTGAATCACAGCACTGAGGCCCGCCACAAGGCGGGCCTCAGTGCATGGAAAGCCCCCAAGCCTCAGGCCAGATAACGCGCCTGCAAATGCGCCTTGAAGTGCGCCGGGTTGAGCGCCTCGCCGCTGGCGCGGCGCACCAACTCAGGCGTTTCCCAACGGCTGCCCTGGCTCCAGATATTGGTTTGCAACCAGTCAAACACGGGCTGCAATTGGCCGGCCTCGATCTGCGCGTCCAGCGTCGGCGTGGCGCGCCGCATCGCGGCAAACCACTGCGCGGCATACATGGCGCCCAAGGTGTAGCAAGGGAAGTAGCCAAAGGAGCCGCTGCCCCAATGCACGTCTTGCATGCAGCCATCCTTGAAGTTGCCGCGCGTGTCCTGACCCAGCAGCTCCATCATCTTGGCGTCCCACAGAGCCGGGATGTCCTCGCACTCGATCTCGCCTTCCATCAGCGCGCGCTCGATCTCGTAGCGCAGGATGACGTGCGCCGGGTAGGTGACTTCGTCGGCATCGACGCGGATCAGGCCGGTGTGCACCCGGGTCAGCAAGCGATTCAGGTTTTGCGGCGCAAAGGCGGGTTGATCGCCCAAGTGATTGATGACCAGCGGGCTCAGCAGCTTGGCGAAGGCCGGGTGGCTGCCCAGCTGCATCTCAAAGCTCAGGCTCTGGCTTTCATGCAAGCCCATGGAGCGGGCTTGTGACAAGGGCTGGGTGATCCAGTCGCGCGGGCGGTTTTGCTCGTAGCGGCCATGGCCGGTTTCGTGGATGGTGCCCATCAGGC is a window of Paucibacter sp. KCTC 42545 DNA encoding:
- a CDS encoding fatty acid desaturase family protein, encoding MSKSLTRNLSNDELEKFGAEIEALRARTVADLGPRDARYIRNIFRAVRWTEFSGRALLMIGAFLPTPWMWAFWALGALSLGLSKILDNMELGHNVIHGQFDWMGDPKFQGKTFEWDIVGTSENWRKTHNFRHHTYTNIHGLDDDIGYGVLRLFPEQKWTPVALLQPIYAVLFALFFQWGVAIQNLPKGGYFGKHGKTARGELKIAGRKISRQLIKDYLIFPALAGPGFLVVLTGNVLANVMRSVWTYVIIFCGHFTTEVETFHRSVLKNETRAHWYWRQIRGSSNISGGFALNTLSGNLSHQIEHHLFPDVPANRYVEMAPVVRDICRRYGVHYNTGSLVGQFSQVIWRILRHSFPSRPRRARVASLQS
- a CDS encoding Mpo1-like protein; translation: MTPKEFTSFASFYPYYLGEHQNSTCRRLHFVGSAGVLSLLCFALITSQWHWLYGLPLLGYGFAWLGHFVFEKNKPATFRYPLYSLMGDWVMFKDMLVGKVKF
- a CDS encoding SDR family oxidoreductase; amino-acid sequence: MQYFVTGATGFIGKRLVKKLLARRGSTVHFLLREESWDKLPDLLQFWGVAKNRVQPVKGDLCAKKLGVSVEDIKRLKGQIDHVYHLAAVYDLNADEEAQMSANIDGTRSMVEFAHAVEAGHVHHVSSIAAAGLYEGVFREDMFDEAEGLDHPYFKSKHESEKIVRKECKRPWTVYRPAMVVGDSKTGEMDKVDGPYYFFKLIQRLRQILPPWMPSIGLEGGRINIVPVDFVVNALDHISHQQRKTGACFHLVDPMGYRVGDVLDIFSRAAHAPKMNLFVNAALLGFIPKSVKKGLMALAPVRRIRNAVMKDLGLPDDLFTFINYPTRFDCRETEAALKGSGVACPNLHDYAWRLWDYWERHLDPALFIDRSLRGTVAGKVVLVTGGSSGIGLAAATKFAQAGAITLICARDEAKLAQAVQEIRAAAGADAQIHSYSADISNEQSCAGMMAWIAENFGGVDFLINNAGRSIRRAIEGSYDRFHDYERTMQLNYFGCLRVTMGLLPGMVAKKKGHVVNISSIGVLTNAPRFSAYVASKAALDAWTRCASSEYADLGITFTTINMPLVRTPMIAPTKIYNNVPTLSPEEAADMVADACISKPVRIATRLGITGELMHSLLPRVAQIVMNTSFRMFPDSDAAKGDGSGKSLKSQLSPEAIALQQMMKGIHF
- a CDS encoding phasin family protein, which encodes MVKKLQKMAAKKNAAASSTFGGAIPAGLLDSQLAQHIKDSAQQIWAAGLGAFSKAQGEGGKVFEALVKEGIHLQKKTQSAAEEKIGAMASKMTGMADDVGSKAGQHWDKLESIFEERVARALKRLGVPSAKEVNELVERLNELSDALGVAPKAKAKPAAKADKASKVVKTAVKPAAKAATKAVKTAVAAAPKAVKPAAKPVAKAPAKVAAVKAPVKAAAKPAAKAAPKVVAKKAAAPAAAAKPVEAKAPAAKRVAKKVAAAPVAAAPASTEAAAA